Genomic DNA from Candidatus Koribacter versatilis Ellin345:
CGTCGTACCAGTGCGGGTCCGATCCGGGGCCGTTTGAAAATGAGTCCATCCACACCGGCACCAGGCGCGCGATGTCTGCGTTGGCCTGCGCGATCGTCACTCCGGGTTTGAGCCGCCCAATTCCCTGCAGTCCAAAGCCGGCCAACGATTGCTTGTTGCGCTCGAACGCCGAGGGCGCCAGCACGTCGAAGTCATGGTCCACGATGCGGAATCCACGCGGCATCACCCCGACAATAGTGCGCGCCTGCGAATCCATAACAATCGCGCGGCCGATAACGGAACGATCGCCACCGAAGCGCCGCTGCCAGTACCCATAGCTGAGCACCACATTCTTTGCGCCGTTCGGCGCTTGGTCTGCCGCCGTCAGTTCCCGGCCCGCCAGGGGAGGCACCCCGAGTGCTTCGAGAACTCCGTCGGTCACGAGCACGACATTCACTTGCTCCGCCTGCGCCACCCCGCTCACGTTGGCCCTGGCGGAGGTCCACGTCCCCAGCGACTGAAAGGTGCGGTTGCTCTCGCTGAAGGTGAAGTACATCGAGGAGGAGAGGGGGAGGCCGTTCTGGAAGTCGGCGAGACCGGCTGCCCCCGGGGCGTTCAGCCGCAGCGAGACAAGCTGATCGGCCTCCGGATACGGCAGCGGTTGCAACAGCACCCGGTTGATCACGCTGAAGACGGCAGTATTTGCGCCGATGCCGACCGCCAGCGTCAGCAGCACGGTCGTCGCAAAACCCGGCGACCTGCGCAAGCGCCGCAGAGCGAGTCTCAGGTCAGCCAGCAGCGATTCAAGCCGCGGCCACTGCCAGACCTCGGTGCTCTGTGTCTCCACCAGCACCGGATTGCCGAACGCGCGCAGCGCAGCCTCACGCGCCTCGCTTCGAGAGAGGCCGTCCAGGCGCATGAGCTGCTCGGTCTTCTCTTCAATGTGCAGCCGCAGCTCTTCGGCCAATTCGTCGCTAAGACGCCGACGGCGGAAGATGCGCTCGATCCAGCCCATGGCAGCCTCCTAATTGGCCTCGCGCTTAGCCGGTCCGAGCACCATTTGAATGCCATCGAGCATGCGGTCGAAGCTGGAGATCTCGCGCTCCAGGTGGCGCAATCCAGCTTTCGTGATCTCGTAAACACGGACCCGGCGATTGGTCGAAGACGAAACCGTCCACTCGGCCTTCACCAGCTTCCCTTTGAGAAGGCGCTGCAAGGCCGGATACAGCGACCCTTCTTCCACCTGCAGCAGGTTGTTCGAGCGCTGCTGGATGTGCTGGACCAGCGCATATCCATGCGCCGGCTGACGCCGAAGCGATTCCAGGATCATCATTTCCAGTGCGCCCGGAAACAGGTCCCGCGAAGTGCTGTTCTCGTTATTTGGCATAAGGCATTGAGGAACAATGCCTAGACTAAAATAGTAATGGTCGGCGAGTCAAGTAAACGTCGGATCAGGAAATCGTCGGGGTCAAGTAATCATCGAGCGCCAGGGAGTCCACCCCACCCGCAGCGCCGCCAGGGCGACGGTTGTCATGACGGTTGTCATCCTGAGGCGGGCGAGAGCCCGCCGAAGGACCCCCTATTCCCTCCGCAAACGCCCGGCGCCCACGGTCAGGGGAGTAACGAAACGGTACAGGTACCCTCCCCCACCCCCCATAATTGTGTTTTCAGCCACTTAGGCTGTGGAAAACCCGCAAATATTACCATCTAAAGGTACTTACGGGTAAAAATTTGAAAACGCGCCAGTTAAGTCCAACAGTTGCAGACTCCTGCAACTCTGCCCGCTCTCCACCCGCTTACCAGATGATCAACAGCTTCCCTTCGGTGCGGGAGTAACCCACATGAACAGTTTATGAGGCTCGCGTCACGATGTCTGTGACGGGTGAACACGGCGGGTGTGATGAAAGCACGCGCTTTGCTGTTTCGGTTCGATCACTTTTCCACAGCTAAAAGGAAAGTTTTCTTATTGCGAGACGTGAATGGAACGACCAGAATGCGATAGTAACCGACTAGCGAAGAGAGGAGATAACGAGTGATCGAATTTGGCGGACTTGACGAACTTGCAAAGAAACTTGAGGATCTTGGCCAGAAGGCAGAGGACCTGCACGGAGAACATGAACTACCTGTATCTGAACTCCTAACACCAGCTTTCTTGGCAAAGTGCAGCCAATTCATTTCCGTTGATGACTTGTTTGCTGCAAGCGATTTTAAGGTCGAAACTCCTGAAGATTTCAAAGCGATTCCAGATGACCAGTGGGACGATTTCATCCGAAAAAATACGAGCTATGAAAGCTGGAATGCGATGCTTACGGATGCAGCGAGCGAATGGACGGCAAAGAAGCTTGGGTTGAGTGGCGAGGAAGAGTAATCGGTTCCCCATAATGCCATTATTGGTATTGACGTTTCAGGCTGGGCGATATCGAAACGATATGAACGCTTCCGATGGTCGCGGATAGCTTTAACCACCGGCTCGAAGCGAACCACTCCAAAATCTTCCCAACAACGAACAGATTTAGCCCCGTCTCTTCGGCGATGGTTCTCGCGTTCATGAGGCCGTGATTCAAAATCATCATTGCGACCCGTCGAGCTTCGTCCTCAAATCCAGGGTTGTATGCTCGCATGTACACCATGAACCCGTTTAGCGAAGGGCGAAGAATTCCGATTCCGCGTGAGCCGCTTCCCGATAGGTGAGTGATTCTTACGTATCCCTTCTCTTCAAGAATTTCTGAAGAATCTAAGAACTGATCTTTCCCTAAAGAAGGAACCAGCTCAGACGCCTCATTGACAGACAACACCTCTCGACCTGCGTTTATCCAATGATCGTACAAGGCGCGGAAGAGAGCACAATCACTCTGTTGGAGCCCACTGATCTGCCTCTCCTTAACGTATGAAGGAGGGTCTCCGATTGGCGGTTTAGTGCGGACCTCGAATATCGCTGATAAAATCTGGTGCAACTCATCCACATAGCTCTGCAAATTGTGAATTCGCACCCATAGGAGACTCTTAAGACTTTCTGGGATCTCACAACTGTCGATTACGACCGGGATTATCTTCACCTGCTTTGTGATTCTGTTTACCGTAGCCGTGTCGAGTTCTGCTTTAACCCATGGTTTCACGACGC
This window encodes:
- a CDS encoding PadR family transcriptional regulator, whose amino-acid sequence is MPNNENSTSRDLFPGALEMMILESLRRQPAHGYALVQHIQQRSNNLLQVEEGSLYPALQRLLKGKLVKAEWTVSSSTNRRVRVYEITKAGLRHLEREISSFDRMLDGIQMVLGPAKREAN
- a CDS encoding toll/interleukin-1 receptor domain-containing protein, whose translation is MPPKVFVSYASEDKQRFVLQFATELRANGVEAWLDRWEILPGDSLVEKLFNEGLKNADAVIVVVSSTSVVKPWVKAELDTATVNRITKQVKIIPVVIDSCEIPESLKSLLWVRIHNLQSYVDELHQILSAIFEVRTKPPIGDPPSYVKERQISGLQQSDCALFRALYDHWINAGREVLSVNEASELVPSLGKDQFLDSSEILEEKGYVRITHLSGSGSRGIGILRPSLNGFMVYMRAYNPGFEDEARRVAMMILNHGLMNARTIAEETGLNLFVVGKILEWFASSRWLKLSATIGSVHIVSISPSLKRQYQ